The following proteins are co-located in the Amycolatopsis tolypomycina genome:
- a CDS encoding DNA translocase FtsK gives MTSAITVGTADLLRLLAALQQTAVHKEDGNGSPWCGILLHCARDTDAPPGQREILAGTAGDGWVLGHTHIRCQGQWTRPTLWSIDDVRALIAAFHPKLKGNKHHVTAVELGPAGQVVVAEAEQDLLSRSGFRLQFTEKPLGDYPRQAWRLLSDVPLDTRPVDRTSGVPLQPRPRTDLAGATLGAFAAVSKIIGAPVEVYRYHQREPLLIQIGGVYRGYAAPAHYEETRDVARWPHATVHDPDLPPPPPRDGGGSVLKTGSGVIIKDGRADAAFIDLDEPISDFPAVEHDFEPLCQAATIVIETQFGGSSALAKAMKIAYPRAARLLEQLEDHGVVGPSRGSKARKVLAAPPDLPAVLAAIRGPEQPAAPDTEANPT, from the coding sequence ATGACGTCGGCGATCACGGTCGGGACGGCGGACCTGCTGCGGCTGCTGGCCGCGCTGCAGCAGACCGCCGTGCACAAGGAGGACGGCAACGGCTCGCCGTGGTGCGGGATCCTGCTGCACTGCGCCCGCGACACCGACGCCCCGCCTGGGCAGCGGGAGATCCTCGCCGGCACCGCCGGTGACGGCTGGGTCCTCGGGCACACCCACATCCGGTGCCAGGGCCAGTGGACCCGGCCGACCCTGTGGAGCATCGACGACGTCCGCGCGCTGATCGCGGCGTTCCATCCGAAGCTCAAGGGCAACAAGCACCACGTCACCGCGGTCGAGCTCGGCCCGGCCGGGCAGGTCGTGGTCGCCGAGGCCGAGCAGGACCTGCTGTCGCGCTCGGGGTTCCGGCTGCAGTTCACCGAGAAGCCGCTGGGCGACTACCCGCGCCAGGCGTGGCGGCTGCTGTCGGACGTCCCGCTGGACACCCGCCCGGTCGACCGCACGTCCGGGGTGCCGCTGCAGCCGCGGCCGCGCACGGACCTGGCCGGCGCGACGCTCGGCGCGTTCGCCGCGGTATCGAAGATCATCGGCGCGCCGGTCGAGGTGTACCGCTACCACCAGCGTGAGCCGCTGCTGATCCAGATCGGCGGCGTCTACCGGGGCTACGCCGCCCCCGCGCACTACGAGGAGACCCGCGACGTCGCGCGCTGGCCGCACGCCACCGTCCACGACCCGGACCTGCCCCCGCCGCCACCCCGCGACGGCGGCGGCTCGGTCCTCAAGACCGGCAGCGGCGTGATCATCAAGGACGGCCGCGCCGACGCCGCGTTCATCGACCTCGACGAGCCGATCAGCGACTTCCCGGCCGTCGAGCACGACTTCGAGCCGCTGTGCCAGGCCGCGACCATCGTGATCGAAACCCAGTTCGGCGGCTCCTCCGCACTCGCCAAGGCGATGAAGATCGCCTACCCCCGGGCCGCCCGGTTGCTCGAGCAGTTGGAGGACCACGGCGTCGTCGGCCCCAGCCGGGGCTCCAAAGCCCGCAAGGTCCTGGCGGCCCCGCCGGACCTGCCCGCCGTGCTCGCCGCGATCCGCGGCCCCGAACAGCCCGCCGCCCCCGACACGGAAGCGAACCCGACATGA
- a CDS encoding HNH endonuclease: MPYYLTDDTADLDPRWMVLAGGRVAVADQLFAFWHRMYGESSRHTHDGYLTHHEALTACRGRKQLLELLLTPVLGEPPLVHRRGDTCVVKNCIDASPPWVDGFEYRICGFSKKNPTRAEKARNDAQKRDSEDSRLRRLVYTRDGACCRYCRSGPMPYKGTGNVKDRRRALQYDHVDPDRAAGPDGVNYVVACGRCNEFKGRRTPDEADMVLLPVPTQAQRDAWAARGQRLFDPGDPAADDVEDGNEQPPRQPPEQPPDNQPDKQPAVVGGVVDLVVPTGGLGAVSTGEVRLQVGQLGQGQPANPGSEGSGSGRVGQPPVPLVRPFSAQPARDPSAPDIYHGRSRAPAPEHDLPPPPGGGP; the protein is encoded by the coding sequence GTGCCGTACTACCTGACCGACGACACCGCGGACCTCGACCCGCGCTGGATGGTCCTCGCCGGCGGCCGCGTGGCCGTGGCTGACCAGCTGTTCGCGTTCTGGCACCGCATGTACGGCGAGTCGTCCCGACACACCCACGACGGCTACCTGACCCACCACGAGGCCCTGACCGCGTGCCGTGGCCGCAAGCAGCTGCTCGAGCTGCTGCTTACTCCCGTGCTGGGGGAACCGCCGCTGGTGCACCGCCGCGGCGACACGTGCGTGGTGAAGAACTGCATCGACGCGTCCCCGCCATGGGTCGATGGGTTCGAGTACCGGATCTGCGGCTTCTCGAAGAAGAACCCCACCCGCGCGGAGAAGGCCCGCAACGACGCCCAGAAGCGCGACAGTGAGGACTCCCGGCTGCGGCGGTTGGTCTACACCCGCGACGGCGCCTGCTGCCGATACTGCCGCTCTGGGCCGATGCCGTACAAGGGCACCGGCAACGTCAAGGACCGCCGGCGTGCGCTGCAGTACGACCACGTCGATCCCGACCGCGCGGCCGGCCCGGACGGCGTGAACTACGTCGTGGCGTGCGGCCGCTGCAACGAGTTCAAGGGACGCCGCACGCCCGACGAGGCGGACATGGTGCTGCTGCCCGTTCCGACCCAGGCCCAGCGCGACGCCTGGGCCGCGCGCGGGCAGCGGCTGTTCGACCCCGGCGACCCGGCCGCCGACGACGTCGAGGACGGCAACGAACAACCGCCGCGACAACCACCCGAACAACCGCCGGACAACCAGCCGGACAAGCAACCGGCGGTTGTTGGTGGGGTTGTCGATCTGGTTGTGCCCACAGGCGGCCTTGGGGCTGTTTCCACAGGTGAAGTGCGCCTGCAGGTAGGCCAGCTGGGACAAGGACAACCCGCGAATCCGGGCTCGGAAGGGTCCGGGTCGGGTCGGGTCGGGCAGCCGCCTGTGCCACTAGTCCGGCCGTTCTCCGCCCAGCCCGCCCGCGACCCGAGCGCACCGGACATCTACCACGGCCGTTCCCGCGCACCCGCCCCCGAGCACGACCTGCCCCCGCCACCCGGGGGTGGCCCGTGA
- a CDS encoding zinc finger domain-containing protein — translation MTGQHRAHELAELDALADFESAVEHALTVACPWCWQPPGARCVYPGTDEPLHRAPAHWQRIRAADHEPTTEGAGP, via the coding sequence GTGACCGGGCAGCACCGCGCGCACGAGCTCGCCGAGCTCGACGCCCTCGCCGACTTCGAGTCCGCCGTCGAGCACGCCCTGACCGTCGCGTGCCCCTGGTGCTGGCAGCCACCCGGCGCGCGCTGCGTCTACCCCGGCACCGACGAACCGCTGCACCGCGCCCCGGCGCACTGGCAGCGCATCCGCGCCGCCGACCACGAACCGACGACCGAAGGAGCAGGCCCGTGA